A stretch of Chloroflexota bacterium DNA encodes these proteins:
- a CDS encoding branched-chain amino acid ABC transporter substrate-binding protein, which yields MKTCIITLALLALIATACTTAPRGEVIVYAVAPLSGWQANGGQTVVGGARTMADQLNRQGGLLGYTVKVIGLDDQADSDVAADKAKEIADAIKQGKKVIGVIGHLNSGQTLAAMQVYKDLPLIVITPTASEVSLTKQGYRNFFRVNATDAAQAPALAKFIVEQLGGKRVVVVHADNEYGNGLRDQMANAFKSLNITPAAVVKIPEAQTTYAKFIPQIKNAQPDVVFLAGYETEGMVLLPELRDAGINAKFICSDGCFNSTYVDEAAPASEGTYVGAISPDPKIVGDKAWWSDYQKVESRNPDTYSVPGYAAMAVLAEGVKKANTLDAARVADAIRALDLATLVGKVNYDASGDLKEQRVFVFQVKEGAFVQVYPKP from the coding sequence ATGAAGACATGTATAATTACACTCGCGCTTCTCGCGCTCATTGCCACCGCCTGCACCACCGCCCCGCGCGGCGAAGTCATCGTCTACGCGGTCGCGCCGTTGTCCGGCTGGCAGGCGAACGGCGGACAAACCGTCGTCGGCGGCGCGCGCACGATGGCGGACCAACTCAATCGCCAGGGCGGTCTGCTCGGCTACACCGTCAAGGTGATCGGCTTGGACGATCAAGCGGACTCGGATGTCGCGGCGGACAAGGCGAAGGAAATCGCGGACGCGATCAAGCAAGGCAAAAAAGTGATCGGCGTAATCGGTCACTTGAACAGCGGGCAAACGCTCGCCGCGATGCAAGTCTATAAAGATTTGCCGCTCATCGTCATCACGCCGACCGCGTCCGAAGTGTCGCTGACCAAGCAAGGGTATCGCAACTTTTTCCGTGTCAACGCGACCGATGCCGCGCAAGCGCCCGCGCTCGCCAAATTCATCGTCGAGCAACTTGGCGGCAAGCGTGTCGTCGTCGTTCACGCGGACAATGAGTACGGCAATGGTCTGCGCGATCAAATGGCGAACGCGTTCAAGTCGCTCAACATCACGCCTGCCGCCGTCGTGAAAATTCCCGAAGCGCAAACGACGTACGCGAAATTCATTCCGCAGATCAAGAACGCGCAACCCGATGTCGTTTTCCTTGCGGGCTATGAAACCGAAGGCATGGTCTTGCTTCCCGAATTGCGCGACGCCGGCATCAACGCGAAATTCATTTGCTCGGATGGATGCTTTAACTCGACGTACGTGGACGAAGCCGCGCCCGCGAGCGAAGGCACGTACGTCGGCGCGATTTCGCCCGATCCGAAAATCGTCGGCGACAAGGCGTGGTGGAGCGATTACCAAAAAGTCGAATCACGCAACCCAGACACGTACAGCGTTCCAGGTTATGCGGCGATGGCAGTCCTCGCCGAAGGTGTGAAGAAAGCGAACACGCTCGACGCCGCGCGCGTCGCGGACGCGATCCGCGCGCTCGATCTGGCGACGCTCGTTGGCAAGGTGAATTATGATGCGAGCGGCGATTTGAAAGAGCAACGCGTGTTTGTGTTCCAGGTGAAGGAAGGCGCGTTCGTCCAGGTGTATCCAAAGCCGTGA
- a CDS encoding DUF2806 domain-containing protein has translation MSDNNALINIGEISKPATVLIEKISDAVGGIFRPYQIRRVAEAEAHAEKIKVASQIEITDLQRRALHRFLIEEAKKQDNIETITRKALLGVREDARPREIEDDWITNFFDRCRLVSDDEMQQIWAKILAGEANSPGKFSKRTVNLLASLDKSDAELFSSLCSFVWNVGDTIPLIYDKNAQSTIYKDAGITFDGLRHLDDLGLISYEAVGYMQDGLPQKVTMFYYQEQVNLELPKPENNEISTGYVLYSKSGKDLAIVCNSRPVPGFKEFVIEKWKAYGYKVELPEAKEER, from the coding sequence ATGTCGGACAATAATGCACTCATAAATATTGGTGAGATTTCTAAACCAGCTACAGTCTTGATCGAGAAAATTTCGGATGCAGTTGGTGGAATCTTTCGACCGTATCAGATTCGAAGGGTTGCAGAAGCAGAAGCGCACGCTGAGAAGATTAAAGTAGCCTCGCAAATTGAGATTACCGATCTGCAACGACGCGCGTTGCATCGATTTCTGATTGAAGAAGCCAAGAAACAAGACAACATTGAGACAATTACGCGAAAAGCCCTTTTAGGGGTGCGAGAAGATGCGCGGCCTCGAGAAATCGAAGATGACTGGATTACAAATTTCTTCGATAGATGTCGTTTGGTCTCTGATGATGAGATGCAACAGATCTGGGCAAAGATACTTGCGGGCGAAGCGAATTCTCCTGGTAAATTTTCAAAGCGAACTGTCAACCTCTTAGCATCTCTTGATAAATCAGATGCGGAACTTTTTTCAAGCCTTTGTTCATTCGTTTGGAATGTGGGTGATACCATACCTTTGATCTACGATAAAAATGCCCAATCAACAATTTACAAAGATGCCGGAATAACATTTGATGGGTTGAGACATTTAGACGATCTCGGACTAATTTCGTACGAGGCTGTGGGGTACATGCAAGACGGACTACCACAAAAAGTCACAATGTTTTATTATCAAGAACAGGTTAATTTGGAATTACCCAAACCGGAAAATAATGAGATTTCTACAGGGTACGTTCTTTATTCCAAGTCAGGCAAAGATTTAGCAATTGTCTGCAATTCACGACCGGTTCCTGGTTTCAAAGAATTTGTCATTGAAAAATGGAAAGCATATGGATATAAGGTTGAATTGCCAGAAGCGAAAGAGGAGAGATGA